In one window of Thermodesulfobacteriota bacterium DNA:
- a CDS encoding FAD-dependent oxidoreductase, translating into MSDQGKKEPVGAVMVVGGGIAGIQAALDLANSGYYVYLVERSPAIGGTMPQLDKTFPTNDCSMCILSPKLVECGQHLNIRLITCAEVDGIHGEEGNLKVRVIKRPRYVDEDKCVGCGVCASKCPKEVKNEFNSGLDKRKAIYVPYPQAVPMKYTIDRQNCIYFRSLEAGKQDRCMACLKYCENKAIDFDQKEEVLELAVGSVILSPGFEPFDPGEFDTYGYGTLPNVVTSVALERMLSASGPFRGHLVRPSDQREPKRIAWLQCVGSRDINRCRNGYCSAVCCMYAIKEAVIAKEHSKEELDTAIFYMDMRTYGKEFEKYYQRAEQEKGVRFVRSRVHSVERVPGTDDLSIRYVTEAGEVVREVFDMVVLSVGMRMAESTVNLAKRLDVRLDGYQFADTSSFAPARTSRSGVYVCGAFREPKDIPGSVMEASAAACAASQALAGVRHTKTLSRILPHETHVLRQEPRVGVFVCNCGINIGGIADVPAITAYAATLPRVVHAEENLFTCSQDTQERIRGIIREKGINRVVVASCSPRTHEPLFRSTIREAGLNPFLIEMANIRDQNTWVHQSQPEEATAKAKDLVRMAVAKVALAKPLYPKHVPVTKSALVIGGGVAGMVSALSLAEQGVSACLVEKSESLGGQARNLSRTWKGESVEAYLAGLINAVTRHPKVEVFLNTEVRSTSGTAGNFTTTLVSKRPELHSSKLTHGVAVLATGGRPFSTSEYLYGQNPDVLCWFDLDHMMAAAPERVKNAQTAVFIQCVGSRDSERPYCSKICCTHAVTSALQLKEMNPEMDVFILYRDIRTYGAREDIYREARRKGVLFVRYGLENKPLVEEVDGELRVTVTDHVLGRPLVIRPDFITLMTAIIPSGHKELAKAFKVPTNAEGFFFEAHMKLRPVDFVTEGLFVCGLAHYPKPIDETIAQAQAVAARAMTILSKDETIAGGMVAEVDQENCAACLTCVRTCPYHVPFINRHGVSEIDAAKCQGCGCCASECPAGAITLHHFTDEEIAAKVGALFK; encoded by the coding sequence ATGTCTGATCAAGGGAAAAAAGAGCCTGTGGGCGCAGTGATGGTGGTAGGCGGCGGTATCGCAGGGATACAGGCGGCCCTGGACCTCGCGAACTCGGGATACTATGTGTATCTGGTGGAGAGGTCTCCGGCCATAGGGGGGACGATGCCCCAATTGGATAAGACCTTCCCCACGAACGACTGCTCAATGTGCATCCTGAGCCCGAAGCTCGTAGAATGTGGACAACACCTTAATATACGGCTGATTACCTGCGCGGAGGTTGACGGTATCCACGGCGAAGAAGGAAACCTGAAGGTTAGGGTAATAAAGCGTCCGCGGTATGTTGATGAAGATAAATGTGTGGGTTGCGGTGTTTGCGCGTCAAAGTGCCCCAAAGAGGTAAAAAACGAATTCAATTCCGGCCTGGATAAACGTAAGGCCATCTACGTGCCATATCCCCAGGCCGTACCCATGAAGTACACCATCGACCGCCAGAACTGCATATATTTCAGGAGCCTTGAGGCCGGCAAACAAGACCGGTGTATGGCCTGCCTGAAATACTGTGAGAATAAGGCCATAGATTTTGATCAGAAAGAAGAGGTGCTGGAGCTCGCAGTAGGCTCGGTTATCCTGTCGCCGGGATTTGAACCGTTTGATCCCGGTGAGTTTGACACCTACGGTTACGGCACGCTCCCCAACGTGGTGACGAGCGTTGCCCTGGAACGGATGCTCAGCGCTTCCGGTCCCTTCCGCGGACACCTGGTCCGGCCGTCTGACCAGAGGGAGCCGAAAAGGATCGCCTGGCTCCAGTGCGTGGGTTCCAGGGATATAAACCGCTGCCGGAACGGATATTGCTCGGCCGTGTGCTGTATGTACGCCATTAAAGAAGCGGTTATCGCCAAGGAACACAGCAAGGAGGAACTCGATACCGCCATATTCTATATGGACATGCGCACCTACGGGAAGGAGTTTGAAAAGTATTATCAGAGGGCGGAGCAGGAAAAAGGGGTGCGATTCGTCCGTAGCCGCGTCCATTCCGTCGAACGTGTTCCGGGTACGGATGACTTGAGTATAAGATACGTGACAGAGGCCGGGGAAGTGGTGAGAGAGGTATTTGATATGGTGGTGCTCTCCGTGGGAATGAGGATGGCGGAAAGCACCGTGAACCTGGCCAAAAGACTCGACGTTCGCCTGGACGGATATCAGTTTGCAGATACCTCCAGTTTCGCCCCGGCCCGGACATCCCGTTCCGGCGTGTACGTCTGTGGGGCCTTTCGTGAACCCAAGGACATCCCCGGCTCCGTAATGGAAGCCAGCGCGGCTGCCTGTGCCGCTTCACAGGCGCTGGCGGGCGTTCGACATACCAAGACGCTTTCCAGGATACTGCCGCATGAAACACACGTACTAAGGCAGGAACCAAGGGTCGGAGTATTTGTCTGTAATTGCGGGATCAACATCGGAGGAATTGCCGACGTGCCGGCCATAACCGCCTATGCCGCTACCCTCCCGCGGGTGGTACACGCGGAAGAGAACCTCTTTACTTGCTCCCAGGATACGCAGGAACGCATACGGGGGATCATTCGCGAAAAGGGAATAAACCGGGTAGTGGTGGCATCGTGCTCGCCCAGGACCCATGAACCTCTCTTCCGGTCTACCATCCGGGAGGCGGGGCTCAATCCTTTCCTGATTGAAATGGCAAATATCCGGGATCAGAATACCTGGGTGCATCAGAGCCAGCCGGAAGAGGCGACCGCAAAGGCCAAAGACCTTGTGCGCATGGCGGTAGCCAAGGTAGCGCTGGCGAAACCTCTTTACCCCAAACATGTTCCGGTGACCAAGTCCGCCCTTGTGATCGGAGGAGGCGTGGCCGGGATGGTGAGCGCGCTGAGCCTTGCGGAGCAGGGGGTTTCTGCCTGTCTGGTGGAAAAAAGTGAGAGCCTCGGCGGGCAGGCCCGTAATCTTTCGAGGACCTGGAAGGGCGAATCGGTAGAGGCGTACCTGGCGGGGCTGATCAATGCCGTTACCCGGCATCCAAAGGTTGAGGTCTTCCTCAATACCGAGGTGCGTTCTACCTCAGGGACGGCGGGCAACTTCACTACCACACTGGTGAGCAAGCGTCCGGAACTGCATTCCTCGAAGCTGACCCATGGAGTGGCCGTCCTGGCCACCGGCGGACGACCGTTCTCTACCTCTGAATACCTTTATGGACAGAACCCGGATGTCCTTTGCTGGTTCGATCTGGACCACATGATGGCAGCAGCCCCGGAGCGGGTGAAAAATGCGCAGACGGCAGTCTTCATCCAGTGCGTCGGATCAAGGGACTCTGAGAGACCATATTGCAGCAAGATATGTTGTACGCACGCCGTAACCAGCGCCCTGCAGTTAAAAGAGATGAACCCGGAGATGGATGTTTTCATTCTCTATCGGGATATAAGGACCTACGGCGCCCGGGAGGATATATACCGTGAAGCGCGGCGGAAAGGGGTGCTGTTCGTCCGCTACGGCCTTGAGAATAAGCCGCTGGTTGAGGAAGTCGATGGCGAACTCAGGGTTACGGTGACTGACCATGTACTGGGGAGGCCGCTGGTCATCAGGCCTGATTTCATCACCCTGATGACCGCCATCATTCCGTCCGGCCACAAAGAACTGGCGAAAGCCTTCAAGGTCCCTACGAACGCGGAGGGATTCTTCTTCGAAGCGCACATGAAGCTGCGCCCGGTGGACTTTGTCACTGAAGGCCTGTTCGTCTGCGGACTGGCACACTACCCTAAACCCATAGATGAAACCATTGCTCAGGCCCAGGCTGTAGCCGCTAGGGCCATGACTATTTTGTCCAAAGATGAGACCATTGCGGGCGGGATGGTGGCCGAGGTGGACCAGGAGAACTGCGCGGCCTGCCTGACCTGTGTCCGTACCTGTCCTTACCACGTTCCGTTTATTAACCGCCACGGAGTGTCCGAGATCGATGCTGCGAAATGCCAGGGATG
- a CDS encoding glutamate synthase translates to MNKLFSDAIIQSRRSLYPTPPEIRYKADEEGGCGVTGFACSIPVGGKHILEPSRLMHNRGNGKGGGIAAVGLVPGDIGISREILDNNYLLQVALLDPEVRRTVEDKCITPFMNVDFSRRVSTVDDYREIGSLEIRPPDVWRYFVRVKPEVLKSFIEKNGFENMDPMRAEDEFIYQNSIRLNRTFYETQGVKHAFVLSHGRDMMVLKVVGYAEDVARYYRLEDFKAHAWIAHQRYPTKGRVWHPAGAHPFVGLDEALVHNGDFANYYSVTEYLRQWNLYPHFQTDTEVSALIFDLMNRVHGYPLEYIIEALAPTSEMDFDRLPPEKQEIYRLIQTTHIHGSPDGPWFFIIARNDFYRKQFQLIGITDTAMLRPQVFAFHDGDVQVGLICSEKQAIDATLAGLAAEDSRISSVADKYWNARGGSHTDGGAFIFTLADDPDNQGRKRIVCTDKFGHRIRLPESRKHCDLSLAIEAPEDAESLAAAISGCLERKKTNLLCEKLRGVLLRGEFAPFRWCCEVISEQASRSDGHRETAIEALTLLNDLRYPTGSLKRSSVLRIVRETLETILEGIAPIGSNSHSVYRLIKAETRNLLRPPKDGEKALVLNARDFPPEGDSCDARLVCSAYTLGWRRFICYGYRGQRFLGSGLGPDTQDVRIDVYGSSGDYLASGIDGMSIYVHGNAQDQIGQILKTGKLVVYGDVGQTFMYGAKGGEVYIMGNAAGRPLINGVGRPRVVINGTALDYLAESFMAGDPHKGGGFVIVNGVGFDDDGAIRAQATPYPGSNIFSLASGGAIYVRDPHRLLVDEQLNGGIFTDMTREDWRLILPYLEENERLFGISIERDLLTVDGERKSPEEVYRKIGAVRLKTLVATTAKEKDQ, encoded by the coding sequence ATGAATAAATTATTCAGCGACGCCATAATTCAATCGAGAAGAAGCCTTTATCCGACGCCTCCGGAAATACGCTACAAGGCTGATGAGGAAGGCGGATGCGGTGTCACCGGATTTGCCTGTAGCATACCGGTAGGCGGGAAACACATCCTGGAGCCGTCCCGTCTTATGCACAATCGGGGAAACGGCAAGGGAGGCGGTATCGCCGCCGTGGGTCTTGTTCCCGGGGATATAGGGATTTCGCGGGAGATTCTAGATAATAATTACCTCCTTCAGGTTGCCCTTCTCGATCCGGAGGTTCGGCGGACGGTGGAGGATAAGTGTATTACTCCCTTTATGAACGTGGATTTTTCTCGGCGCGTTTCTACAGTTGACGACTACCGCGAGATTGGGAGCCTGGAGATAAGGCCGCCGGATGTATGGCGCTATTTTGTACGCGTGAAGCCTGAGGTCCTTAAGTCGTTCATAGAAAAAAACGGGTTCGAAAACATGGACCCGATGCGGGCGGAAGACGAGTTTATCTATCAGAATTCAATCCGCCTCAACCGGACTTTCTACGAGACTCAAGGGGTGAAGCACGCCTTTGTGCTCTCGCACGGCCGGGATATGATGGTGCTTAAGGTAGTTGGCTATGCCGAAGATGTGGCTCGTTACTATCGGTTGGAGGACTTCAAAGCCCATGCCTGGATCGCCCATCAGCGTTACCCCACCAAGGGGCGAGTCTGGCATCCAGCGGGCGCGCATCCCTTTGTGGGCCTCGACGAGGCGCTCGTGCATAACGGCGACTTCGCTAATTACTATTCGGTTACGGAATACCTGAGGCAATGGAATCTCTATCCACACTTCCAGACGGATACGGAAGTTTCGGCGCTCATCTTTGATCTCATGAACCGGGTGCACGGGTATCCTCTCGAATATATTATTGAGGCCTTGGCGCCCACCTCTGAGATGGATTTCGATCGGCTTCCGCCGGAGAAGCAGGAGATCTACCGCCTTATTCAAACCACCCATATCCACGGTTCCCCTGACGGCCCGTGGTTTTTCATCATTGCGCGGAACGATTTTTACCGGAAACAGTTTCAATTGATAGGCATCACGGACACAGCCATGCTGCGGCCCCAGGTCTTTGCCTTTCACGACGGTGACGTGCAGGTAGGGCTTATTTGCTCGGAGAAACAGGCCATTGACGCCACGTTGGCGGGGCTGGCGGCCGAGGATAGCCGTATCTCCAGTGTGGCTGATAAATACTGGAATGCCCGGGGGGGGAGCCACACGGACGGCGGGGCCTTTATCTTTACGCTGGCCGATGATCCGGATAATCAGGGAAGGAAGAGAATCGTCTGCACGGACAAGTTCGGACACCGGATCAGGCTGCCGGAGAGCCGGAAACATTGCGATTTGAGCCTTGCCATTGAGGCCCCGGAAGATGCGGAGTCCCTCGCCGCTGCTATTTCCGGGTGCCTGGAAAGGAAAAAGACAAACCTTCTTTGCGAAAAACTCAGGGGAGTCCTTCTCCGTGGAGAGTTTGCCCCATTCCGCTGGTGCTGTGAAGTTATAAGCGAACAGGCATCCCGGAGTGACGGGCATCGGGAGACGGCTATCGAGGCGCTTACGCTCCTGAATGACCTTCGTTATCCTACCGGGTCTCTGAAACGGAGTTCTGTGCTCCGTATTGTGCGAGAGACTCTGGAGACGATCCTGGAGGGCATTGCGCCGATTGGAAGTAATTCACATAGTGTTTACCGTTTGATAAAGGCGGAGACCAGGAATCTTCTTCGTCCGCCAAAGGACGGAGAGAAGGCGCTGGTCCTGAACGCGAGGGATTTCCCGCCCGAAGGAGACAGTTGCGATGCCCGTCTCGTTTGCAGCGCCTATACTTTAGGGTGGCGCCGCTTCATCTGTTATGGGTACCGGGGACAGCGTTTCCTGGGAAGTGGATTGGGGCCGGACACACAGGATGTTCGAATCGATGTCTACGGGAGTTCCGGTGATTACCTGGCCTCGGGAATCGACGGCATGAGCATCTACGTCCACGGGAATGCCCAGGACCAGATCGGTCAGATACTCAAAACCGGGAAGCTGGTGGTGTATGGCGATGTGGGCCAGACCTTCATGTACGGGGCCAAAGGGGGAGAGGTCTATATAATGGGCAATGCCGCCGGCCGGCCGCTCATCAATGGCGTGGGGCGTCCGCGGGTGGTAATTAATGGCACGGCCCTGGACTACCTCGCGGAGTCTTTCATGGCCGGTGATCCTCACAAAGGCGGTGGTTTTGTCATTGTTAACGGCGTGGGGTTCGATGATGACGGCGCGATCCGTGCCCAGGCCACACCATACCCCGGCTCAAATATCTTTTCCCTGGCCTCCGGGGGGGCGATTTACGTCCGGGACCCCCACAGACTGCTCGTTGATGAGCAATTGAACGGCGGGATCTTCACGGATATGACAAGAGAAGACTGGCGGCTTATCCTGCCTTATCTGGAAGAGAATGAACGGCTTTTTGGAATCTCCATTGAGCGGGACCTCCTGACGGTGGATGGAGAGAGAAAGTCTCCCGAGGAGGTCTACCGGAAGATCGGGGCGGTGAGACTTAAGACCCTGGTGGCAACCACAGCAAAGGAAAAGGACCAGTAG